In Streptomyces sp. NBC_00414, a single window of DNA contains:
- a CDS encoding trypco2 family protein: MIELADMIRELREQLTSALADGDGRMLRFELGPVEVEASVAVTREGGGDAKVRLWVVDAGASGKYGHAETQRITLTLVPKLVPPGGGPAETALITGDEVDDEI; the protein is encoded by the coding sequence GTGATCGAACTGGCCGACATGATCCGGGAGTTGCGTGAGCAGCTCACCTCGGCCCTGGCGGACGGCGACGGCAGGATGCTCCGCTTCGAACTGGGACCCGTGGAGGTCGAGGCGTCCGTCGCCGTCACCCGGGAGGGCGGCGGCGACGCGAAGGTACGGCTGTGGGTCGTCGACGCCGGGGCGAGCGGCAAGTACGGGCACGCCGAGACGCAGCGGATCACGCTCACGCTCGTTCCCAAGCTCGTGCCGCCGGGCGGGGGTCCGGCGGAGACGGCGCTGATCACGGGTGACGAGGTTGACGACGAGATCTGA
- a CDS encoding LacI family DNA-binding transcriptional regulator, protein MKRPTLEVVAARAGVSKSSVSRVINGETTVAPEIRDVVMQAVHELGYVPNGAARNLVTRRTDTLAVVVSDPPQGVVSDDPLFSAVVRAVSRELEKAGKRLVLMLAESDQSRTRVVEYIAGGHVDGVLLVALHGTDSLPAALARQGLPVVSFNRTSAQDVPYVALDNAGGAALAVRHLLERGRRRIATITGPLELYEARERLDGYRQALRDTGRRSIVALGDFTRVSGAEAMRQLLEDDPDLDAVFASNDLMAIGALRTLQKAGRRVPEDVAVIGFDDIEAASYTSPALTSVRSPMADQATAAVHLLLSLIDGGPTDPVIMPNELVVREST, encoded by the coding sequence ATGAAACGGCCCACTCTGGAAGTGGTCGCCGCGCGGGCGGGCGTGTCCAAATCGAGCGTCTCCCGCGTCATCAACGGCGAGACGACGGTCGCCCCTGAGATCCGGGACGTCGTCATGCAGGCGGTGCACGAACTGGGTTACGTGCCCAACGGGGCGGCCCGCAACCTCGTCACCCGACGCACGGACACCCTCGCCGTGGTGGTCTCCGACCCGCCGCAGGGAGTCGTCTCCGACGACCCCCTCTTCTCCGCGGTGGTCCGCGCCGTCAGCAGAGAGCTGGAGAAGGCGGGCAAACGGCTCGTGCTCATGCTCGCGGAATCGGACCAGAGCCGGACCCGCGTGGTGGAGTACATCGCCGGCGGGCACGTGGACGGTGTGCTCCTGGTCGCCCTGCACGGCACGGACTCGCTGCCGGCCGCGCTCGCCCGGCAGGGTCTGCCCGTCGTGTCCTTCAACCGCACCTCCGCACAGGACGTCCCGTACGTGGCGCTGGACAACGCGGGTGGAGCGGCACTGGCGGTACGCCACCTTCTGGAGCGCGGCCGGCGGCGGATCGCCACCATCACCGGGCCGCTCGAACTCTACGAGGCGCGTGAGCGCCTCGACGGCTACCGGCAGGCGCTGCGGGACACCGGCCGTCGCTCGATCGTGGCACTGGGCGACTTCACGAGAGTCTCCGGCGCCGAAGCCATGCGCCAGCTCCTGGAGGACGATCCCGACCTCGACGCGGTGTTCGCGTCCAACGACCTGATGGCGATCGGAGCCCTGCGCACCCTCCAGAAGGCGGGCCGACGCGTTCCCGAGGACGTGGCGGTGATCGGCTTCGACGACATCGAGGCCGCGTCCTACACGAGCCCCGCGCTCACCTCGGTACGCAGCCCGATGGCGGACCAGGCGACCGCGGCCGTCCACCTGCTCCTCAGCCTGATAGACGGCGGCCCCACGGACCCGGTGATCATGCCGAACGAACTCGTGGTGCGCGAATCGACCTGA